One Tistrella mobilis DNA segment encodes these proteins:
- the tpiA gene encoding triose-phosphate isomerase: MPHRPTPLVAGNWKMNMLVADGRALAAEVAAGAEGLAAGFAVCPPAALLPVVGEAIRGSKVALGAQDCHAKASGAHTGDHAAALLKDVGCTYVIVGHSERRQDHGETDAVVAAKAEAAAAAGLVPIVCVGETLDQYKAGEGVAVVEAQVDGSVPASASADRLVVAYEPVWAIGSGLVPTTDDIRAVHGAIRARLAARFGDAAQGIRILYGGSVKPGNAAEILGVDDVDGALVGGASLKAADFLAIGAAAPAR; encoded by the coding sequence ATGCCGCATCGTCCCACGCCGCTGGTCGCCGGGAACTGGAAGATGAACATGCTGGTGGCCGATGGCCGCGCGCTTGCGGCCGAAGTCGCCGCCGGCGCCGAAGGCCTCGCCGCCGGGTTTGCCGTCTGCCCGCCCGCCGCACTGCTTCCGGTCGTGGGCGAGGCGATCCGCGGTTCGAAGGTTGCCCTGGGCGCCCAGGACTGCCACGCCAAGGCCTCCGGTGCCCATACCGGCGATCATGCCGCCGCCCTGCTCAAGGATGTCGGTTGCACCTATGTGATCGTCGGTCATTCCGAACGGCGCCAGGATCATGGCGAGACCGATGCCGTTGTCGCCGCGAAAGCGGAGGCGGCGGCAGCCGCAGGGCTCGTCCCGATCGTCTGCGTCGGTGAGACGCTCGATCAGTACAAGGCCGGCGAGGGCGTTGCGGTGGTGGAAGCACAGGTCGACGGCTCCGTCCCGGCCTCCGCCTCGGCCGACCGCCTGGTCGTGGCCTACGAGCCGGTCTGGGCGATCGGTTCCGGCCTGGTGCCCACGACCGACGATATCCGTGCGGTGCATGGCGCGATCCGTGCGCGCTTGGCGGCGCGCTTCGGCGATGCCGCCCAGGGCATCCGCATCCTCTATGGCGGCTCGGTGAAGCCCGGCAACGCAGCCGAGATCCTGGGGGTCGACGATGTCGACGGCGCCCTGGTCGGCGGTGCCAGCCTCAAGGCCGCAGACTTCCTGGCCATCGGGGCGGCGGCGCCGGCCCGCTGA
- the secG gene encoding preprotein translocase subunit SecG — protein sequence MESVLLVIHLLLAIALIITILLQRSEGGALGIGGGGGGGGLMSVRGQANLLTRATAVLATLFILTSLGLAILGGTHNRGGSVLDRIDTTTPAGPAAPITPATPTAPVAPAAPAETPSAPSAPAPSGDTVTPPSAPAAPAAN from the coding sequence ATGGAAAGTGTTCTGCTGGTCATCCACCTGCTGCTGGCGATCGCGCTGATCATCACGATCCTTCTGCAGCGCAGCGAAGGCGGTGCGCTCGGCATCGGTGGTGGCGGTGGCGGCGGCGGGCTGATGTCGGTGCGCGGCCAGGCCAACCTGCTGACCCGTGCGACCGCGGTACTCGCCACGCTGTTCATCCTGACCAGCCTGGGCCTCGCCATCCTCGGCGGCACCCACAATCGGGGCGGCTCGGTCCTCGACCGCATCGACACCACCACGCCGGCGGGCCCGGCTGCGCCGATCACCCCGGCGACGCCGACGGCGCCCGTTGCTCCGGCCGCACCCGCTGAGACGCCTTCGGCGCCTTCGGCACCGGCGCCTTCGGGCGACACGGTGACGCCGCCTTCGGCACCGGCCGCTCCGGCCGCAAACTGA
- a CDS encoding CTP synthase, whose translation MTRFIFITGGVVSSLGKGLGSAALGALLQARGYRVRLRKLDPYLNVDPGTMSPYQHGEVFVTDDGAETDLDLGHYERFTGVAARRNDNVTSGRVYSEVIARERRGDYLGGTVQVIPHVTDCIKEFILADAEAHDFVLCEIGGTVGDIESLPFMESIRQLGNELGPERAVFIHVTLVPYIKAAGELKTKPTQHSVKELRGIGIQPNILLVRCDREIPASDRRKIAQFCNVREEAVVPAYDVETIYEVPIRYHEQGLDTQVLKSFGITGAPRPDLTGWERVVDRIKRPEGEVTIAVVGKYVELMDAYKSLNEALAHGGIANNVKVRLKWIDAQVFERDDAMLHLEGVHGILVPGGFGERGAEGKIAAVTFARERRIPYFGICFGMQMAVIEIARHLADLPKASSTEFGPTEEPVVGLLTEWSRGDGSTETRIEGGDLGGTMRLGAYDCALLPGSRAAAIYGNAERIAERHRHRWEVNVNYRNRLEAAGLRFSGLSPDGVLPEIVELPDHPWFVGVQFHPELKSRPFEPHPLFVSFVRAAMEQSRLV comes from the coding sequence ATGACGCGTTTCATCTTCATCACCGGCGGCGTGGTCTCCTCGCTGGGCAAGGGCCTGGGCTCGGCGGCGCTGGGTGCGCTGCTGCAGGCCCGCGGCTACCGTGTACGCCTCCGCAAGCTCGACCCCTATCTCAACGTCGATCCGGGCACCATGAGCCCGTATCAGCATGGCGAGGTTTTCGTGACCGACGACGGTGCGGAAACCGACCTCGACCTCGGCCATTACGAGCGCTTCACCGGTGTCGCCGCCCGGCGCAACGACAACGTGACCTCGGGCCGGGTCTATTCCGAGGTGATCGCCCGCGAACGCCGGGGTGACTATCTGGGCGGAACCGTGCAGGTGATCCCGCATGTCACCGACTGCATCAAGGAATTCATCCTGGCCGATGCCGAGGCGCATGACTTCGTGCTTTGCGAAATCGGCGGCACGGTGGGTGATATCGAAAGCCTGCCCTTCATGGAGAGCATCCGCCAGCTCGGCAACGAGCTGGGCCCCGAGCGGGCGGTGTTCATCCATGTCACGCTGGTGCCCTATATCAAGGCGGCCGGCGAGCTGAAGACCAAGCCGACCCAGCATTCGGTGAAGGAGCTGCGCGGCATCGGCATCCAGCCGAACATCCTGCTGGTGCGCTGCGACCGTGAAATTCCGGCCTCCGACCGCCGCAAGATTGCGCAGTTCTGCAATGTGCGTGAAGAGGCGGTGGTGCCGGCCTATGACGTCGAGACCATCTACGAGGTCCCGATCCGCTATCACGAGCAGGGGCTCGACACCCAGGTTCTGAAGTCCTTCGGGATCACCGGCGCGCCGCGCCCCGATCTCACGGGCTGGGAGCGGGTGGTCGACCGGATCAAGCGGCCGGAAGGCGAGGTGACCATCGCCGTCGTCGGCAAGTATGTCGAGCTGATGGACGCCTACAAGTCGCTGAACGAGGCCCTCGCCCATGGCGGGATCGCCAACAACGTCAAGGTCCGCCTGAAGTGGATCGACGCTCAGGTCTTCGAGCGCGACGACGCCATGCTGCACCTGGAAGGCGTGCACGGCATTCTGGTGCCCGGCGGCTTCGGCGAGCGCGGCGCCGAGGGCAAGATCGCCGCCGTCACCTTCGCCCGCGAGCGGCGGATTCCCTATTTCGGCATCTGCTTCGGCATGCAGATGGCGGTGATCGAGATCGCCCGCCATCTGGCCGACCTGCCCAAGGCGTCGTCGACCGAGTTCGGCCCGACCGAAGAGCCGGTGGTGGGTCTGCTGACCGAATGGTCGCGGGGCGACGGGTCGACCGAAACCCGCATCGAGGGGGGCGATCTGGGCGGGACCATGCGTCTCGGTGCCTATGACTGCGCCCTGTTGCCCGGCAGCCGTGCCGCCGCCATCTATGGCAATGCGGAGCGGATCGCCGAGCGGCACCGCCACCGGTGGGAAGTGAACGTCAACTACCGCAACCGGCTGGAGGCCGCGGGCCTGCGCTTCTCGGGCCTGTCGCCCGATGGGGTGCTGCCCGAGATCGTGGAGCTGCCGGATCATCCCTGGTTCGTCGGCGTTCAGTTCCATCCGGAGCTGAAGTCGCGTCCCTTCGAGCCGCATCCGCTGTTCGTGTCCTTCGTGCGGGCCGCGATGGAGCAGTCGCGGCTCGTCTGA
- the kdsA gene encoding 3-deoxy-8-phosphooctulonate synthase, giving the protein MTETQNGMRRVRVGALEIANDRPLVLIAGPCVLESRAHALEVSAALKEMSEKLGIGLIYKTSFDKANRTSASAERGLGLEDALPIFAEIRETTGLPVLTDVHLPEQCAIAAEAVDVLQIPAFLCRQTDLLVAAAKTGRVVNVKKGQFLAPWDMTNVVAKLDAAGNPNVLLTERGASFGYNTLVTDYRGLPIMARTGCPVVFDATHSVQQPGGLGGRSGGQREFVPVLARAAAAVGVAAIFAETHPDPDKAPSDGPNMVPLKALPEMVADWMAFDAAAKARPLAV; this is encoded by the coding sequence ATGACCGAGACCCAGAACGGTATGCGCCGCGTGCGCGTCGGCGCGCTCGAGATCGCCAATGACCGGCCGCTGGTGCTGATCGCCGGCCCCTGCGTGCTGGAGAGCCGGGCCCACGCCCTCGAGGTCTCGGCGGCGCTGAAGGAGATGTCGGAAAAGCTCGGCATCGGCCTGATCTACAAGACCTCGTTCGACAAGGCCAACCGCACCTCGGCCAGTGCCGAGCGTGGCCTGGGCCTTGAAGACGCGCTGCCGATCTTCGCCGAGATCCGCGAGACCACCGGCCTGCCGGTGCTGACCGACGTGCATCTGCCCGAGCAGTGCGCCATCGCGGCCGAGGCCGTGGACGTGCTGCAGATCCCGGCCTTCCTTTGCCGGCAGACCGATCTTCTGGTCGCGGCGGCGAAGACCGGGCGGGTGGTCAATGTCAAGAAGGGCCAGTTCCTGGCACCCTGGGACATGACCAATGTGGTCGCCAAGCTGGATGCGGCCGGCAACCCCAACGTGCTGCTCACCGAGCGGGGGGCGAGCTTCGGCTACAACACCCTGGTGACCGATTATCGTGGCCTGCCGATCATGGCCCGCACCGGTTGCCCGGTGGTGTTCGACGCCACCCATTCGGTTCAGCAGCCCGGCGGTCTGGGCGGGCGCAGCGGCGGCCAGCGCGAATTCGTGCCGGTGCTGGCGCGTGCGGCGGCAGCGGTGGGTGTGGCGGCGATTTTCGCCGAGACCCATCCCGACCCCGACAAGGCGCCGAGCGACGGCCCGAACATGGTGCCGCTGAAGGCGCTGCCCGAGATGGTGGCCGACTGGATGGCGTTCGATGCCGCCGCGAAGGCCCGCCCGCTGGCCGTCTGA
- the eno gene encoding phosphopyruvate hydratase, producing MTAIVDIRAREILDSRGNPTVEVDVELESGAIGRAAVPSGASTGSREAVEKRDGDTARYLGKGVEQAVEAVMGEISDELIGYDGEDQIGIDQALIELDGTENKSRLGANAILGVSLAVARAAAEEAGWPLFRYVGGVMAHTLPVPMMNIINGGAHADNPIDIQEFMIMPVASDSIADAIRTGAEVFHHLKKQLSAAGHNTNVGDEGGFAPNLGSNAEAIDFIMKAIESAGYKPGEDVVLALDAASSEFFKDGKYHLDGEGRVLGADEMVRFYEDLVARYPIVSIEDGMAEQDGDGWAALTRAIGGKVQLVGDDLFVTNPQILAEGIEKGLANSILIKVNQIGTLTETLRAVDMAHRAGYTAVMSHRSGETEDTTIADLAVATNCGQIKTGSLSRSDRLAKYNQLIRIEEILGDTGYYAGRGALKALARR from the coding sequence ATGACTGCCATCGTCGATATTCGTGCCCGCGAGATCCTCGACAGCCGCGGCAACCCGACCGTCGAGGTCGATGTCGAGCTGGAAAGCGGTGCGATCGGCCGTGCCGCCGTGCCGAGCGGCGCCTCCACCGGCAGCCGCGAAGCGGTCGAGAAGCGCGACGGCGACACCGCCCGCTATCTGGGCAAGGGCGTCGAGCAGGCCGTCGAGGCCGTGATGGGCGAGATTTCGGACGAGCTGATCGGCTATGACGGCGAGGACCAGATCGGCATCGACCAGGCGCTGATCGAGCTGGACGGCACCGAGAACAAGTCGCGCCTGGGCGCCAACGCGATCCTGGGCGTCAGCCTGGCCGTTGCCCGCGCTGCGGCGGAAGAGGCCGGCTGGCCGCTGTTCCGCTATGTCGGCGGTGTCATGGCGCACACCCTGCCGGTGCCGATGATGAACATCATCAACGGCGGCGCCCATGCCGATAACCCGATCGACATCCAGGAATTCATGATCATGCCGGTGGCGTCGGACAGCATCGCCGATGCCATCCGCACCGGTGCCGAGGTCTTCCACCACCTGAAGAAGCAGCTGTCGGCGGCCGGTCACAACACCAATGTCGGCGACGAAGGCGGCTTCGCCCCCAATCTCGGCAGCAATGCCGAGGCGATCGACTTCATCATGAAGGCGATTGAATCCGCCGGTTACAAGCCGGGCGAGGATGTGGTGCTGGCGCTTGATGCCGCCTCGTCGGAGTTCTTCAAGGACGGCAAGTATCACCTCGACGGCGAGGGCCGTGTGCTCGGCGCCGACGAGATGGTACGCTTCTACGAGGACCTGGTCGCACGCTACCCGATCGTGTCGATCGAGGACGGCATGGCCGAGCAGGACGGGGACGGCTGGGCGGCTCTGACCCGCGCCATCGGCGGCAAGGTCCAGCTGGTCGGCGACGACCTGTTCGTGACCAACCCGCAGATCCTGGCCGAGGGCATCGAGAAGGGCCTCGCCAACTCGATCCTGATCAAGGTCAACCAGATCGGCACCCTGACCGAGACGCTGCGTGCGGTCGACATGGCCCACCGTGCCGGCTACACTGCGGTGATGTCGCACCGCTCGGGCGAGACCGAGGACACCACCATCGCCGATCTGGCGGTCGCCACCAATTGCGGCCAGATCAAGACCGGCTCGCTCTCGCGTTCGGACCGTCTGGCCAAGTACAACCAGCTGATCCGCATCGAGGAGATCCTGGGCGATACCGGCTATTACGCCGGCCGCGGCGCACTGAAGGCGCTTGCGCGCCGCTGA
- a CDS encoding DMT family transporter has product MTMISTRLRHLGTSLPLALLEAGLVISWSSGFVGTRLAVDHAPVFLVVFWRCILVSLILLPWAIRQIRRTGPIRRSGWRRLGAEAAIGALAMGGYLAGVAKGIELGVPAGLAALIADLLPIGTALLGAAFFGRYLPGRGWTGLVAGGIGVAIVGQDALASGEIPVLAILLPLGGMVALATATLWQDRLPAGGGPGPLARLWLHAVVSALVFAGLAGADGGLAPPATPGFAVAVLWTGLLSSLGGYGLYWLCLARSSPTRVATVLYLSPAVTLVWAWAMFGEPLTWMMVVGTALSAWGISQVIRAEGQGSEQGQGTERRRPARIAPDGPSCRS; this is encoded by the coding sequence ATGACCATGATATCCACCAGGCTTCGCCACCTGGGGACCAGCCTGCCCTTGGCCCTGCTCGAAGCCGGTCTGGTGATCAGCTGGAGTTCCGGCTTTGTCGGCACGCGCCTGGCGGTCGATCATGCGCCGGTTTTCCTGGTCGTATTCTGGCGGTGCATTCTGGTCAGCCTGATCCTGCTGCCCTGGGCCATCCGCCAGATCCGCAGAACCGGCCCGATCCGCAGATCGGGATGGCGACGCCTCGGCGCCGAGGCCGCAATCGGCGCGCTCGCGATGGGTGGCTATCTCGCCGGTGTCGCGAAAGGCATCGAGTTGGGGGTACCCGCGGGGCTTGCGGCCCTGATCGCAGATCTCCTGCCCATCGGTACGGCTCTGCTCGGCGCCGCCTTCTTCGGTCGGTATCTGCCGGGTCGCGGCTGGACGGGCCTCGTTGCCGGTGGCATCGGGGTCGCTATTGTCGGCCAGGATGCACTGGCTTCTGGCGAGATACCGGTCCTCGCGATACTGCTGCCCCTCGGCGGCATGGTGGCGCTGGCGACCGCCACACTCTGGCAGGACCGGCTGCCGGCCGGGGGTGGCCCCGGCCCCCTGGCCCGGCTTTGGCTGCACGCGGTGGTCTCAGCCCTGGTCTTTGCCGGTCTGGCCGGCGCCGATGGTGGTCTCGCACCGCCGGCGACACCCGGATTCGCAGTTGCGGTGCTCTGGACGGGGCTTCTGTCCAGCCTCGGCGGCTATGGCCTCTACTGGCTCTGCCTCGCCCGAAGCTCGCCCACCCGGGTGGCCACGGTTCTTTATCTGAGCCCGGCCGTCACCCTGGTCTGGGCCTGGGCGATGTTCGGTGAACCGCTCACCTGGATGATGGTGGTCGGCACCGCGCTCTCTGCCTGGGGCATCTCGCAGGTCATCCGTGCCGAAGGCCAGGGCAGCGAACAAGGCCAGGGTACCGAACGGCGAAGGCCCGCCCGGATCGCTCCGGACGGGCCTTCGTGCAGGTCGTGA
- a CDS encoding LysR family transcriptional regulator yields MPAMLDLDLLRSFHMIARLGRFRAAAERLNKSPAAISVQVQRLEAVAGGRLFERDNRAVVLTPLGQRLLAGTTELLRVHDRLMDELQDTGPAGKVRLGVPDEYAGHVIRDILPVIVARWPRVVLEVETAASGVLTDQFRRGRLDMAVIVRPAGGEHDGRYLVATTPVWVAAPALAKALPDILPLALHAADCPYRDAMLEALTSAGRPWRVLLASPSAGAVETCVEAGLALSVVDRSRVTPAMQIVEMLPQIGVHQAVVLAHSSDGDDAVGAIGSVLAQHFRL; encoded by the coding sequence ATGCCGGCGATGCTCGATCTCGATCTTCTGCGCAGCTTTCACATGATCGCCCGGCTGGGGCGGTTCCGGGCCGCGGCCGAACGGCTCAACAAAAGCCCCGCTGCAATCAGCGTTCAGGTTCAGCGTCTTGAGGCAGTGGCCGGCGGTCGCCTGTTTGAGCGTGACAACCGTGCCGTCGTGCTGACCCCCTTGGGCCAGCGTTTGCTCGCGGGGACGACCGAACTGCTTCGGGTCCATGACCGTCTTATGGACGAGCTTCAGGATACCGGACCTGCCGGGAAGGTCCGTCTCGGGGTGCCCGATGAATATGCAGGGCATGTGATCCGGGACATCCTGCCCGTTATCGTGGCGCGATGGCCCAGGGTGGTGCTCGAGGTCGAAACGGCTGCAAGCGGTGTGCTGACGGATCAATTCCGGCGCGGGCGGCTGGACATGGCGGTGATCGTGCGGCCGGCCGGCGGAGAGCATGACGGGCGGTATCTTGTGGCGACGACGCCGGTCTGGGTGGCGGCGCCGGCGCTGGCTAAGGCGCTGCCCGACATTCTGCCGCTTGCTCTTCATGCGGCCGACTGCCCCTATCGGGATGCGATGCTGGAGGCGCTGACATCAGCCGGCCGGCCTTGGCGGGTGCTGCTCGCCAGCCCGTCGGCCGGTGCGGTCGAAACCTGTGTCGAGGCCGGGCTTGCCCTGTCGGTGGTCGACAGATCCAGAGTGACGCCGGCGATGCAGATCGTGGAAATGCTACCCCAGATCGGTGTGCATCAGGCCGTTGTCCTTGCCCATTCATCGGACGGCGACGACGCCGTCGGGGCGATCGGCTCGGTGCTGGCGCAGCATTTCAGGTTATAG
- a CDS encoding PAS domain-containing protein — translation MMTTGSTDPGFDGRGPHAPDPRIQALIAYWRSRRMGRPMPLRRDFDLLVDMPRTLPNLLVIERLADGGFLHRYVGSVIVALARRDATGHLVDGIWYGNRCADILRAYDRAIDEATLIWGVDRATWPDGEWRMAEWLIMPLARADGTPGWVASYTVVLDGPVTAYRPQVRILRD, via the coding sequence ATGATGACCACCGGCTCCACAGATCCCGGCTTCGATGGCCGCGGCCCCCACGCGCCTGATCCGCGGATCCAGGCTTTGATCGCGTATTGGCGGTCGCGACGGATGGGGCGTCCGATGCCGCTTCGGCGGGATTTCGATCTGCTGGTCGATATGCCGAGAACCCTCCCCAATCTTCTGGTCATTGAACGTCTGGCTGACGGAGGCTTTCTGCACCGCTATGTCGGCAGTGTTATCGTCGCGCTCGCCAGACGCGACGCCACCGGCCATCTCGTCGACGGCATCTGGTACGGCAATCGCTGTGCCGACATCCTGCGCGCCTATGACCGCGCCATCGACGAGGCCACACTCATCTGGGGCGTCGATCGCGCAACCTGGCCGGATGGCGAGTGGCGCATGGCAGAGTGGCTGATCATGCCGCTTGCCCGCGCAGACGGCACGCCCGGCTGGGTCGCCAGCTATACTGTCGTGCTCGACGGCCCGGTGACGGCCTACCGCCCGCAGGTTCGCATCCTGAGGGACTGA
- a CDS encoding FkbM family methyltransferase produces MPRLYARLIDFRDRMAPDYGEKELALVPILAEADADAYDIGANHGAYTAPMLQAAGRVVAFEPNPTMGKVLKTRFARELREGRLVLMPMALGDAEGEAVLHVPEAGSGLASMKEEAVRSVSTPGMLHIAVAVRRLDDLKSEIGRGRRVGFVKIDVEGFEGTALRGAVETLKTHQPSLLIEAEERHTPGTLAELQALLGPIGYRGLYLLDGRLHDMPGFDIARLQDRSALNAEGTRRLPDRVYVNNFIFVARPEPLARLEAAYGPVVSA; encoded by the coding sequence ATGCCCCGGCTCTATGCCCGGTTGATCGATTTCCGCGATCGCATGGCCCCCGATTACGGCGAAAAGGAACTGGCGTTGGTGCCGATTCTGGCTGAGGCGGATGCCGACGCCTATGACATCGGTGCCAATCACGGTGCCTACACGGCCCCCATGCTGCAGGCTGCCGGACGCGTCGTGGCCTTCGAGCCCAACCCCACCATGGGCAAGGTGCTGAAGACCCGGTTTGCCCGCGAATTGCGGGAGGGGCGGCTGGTGTTGATGCCGATGGCGCTGGGCGATGCCGAGGGGGAGGCGGTGCTGCATGTTCCCGAGGCCGGATCCGGTCTCGCCTCCATGAAGGAGGAGGCGGTGCGAAGCGTCAGCACGCCCGGGATGCTGCATATTGCCGTTGCCGTCCGGCGGCTCGACGATCTCAAATCCGAGATCGGCCGTGGCCGGCGTGTGGGCTTTGTGAAGATTGACGTCGAGGGGTTCGAAGGCACGGCACTTCGTGGTGCGGTCGAAACCCTGAAGACCCATCAACCCAGCCTGCTGATCGAGGCGGAGGAGCGTCACACGCCGGGTACCCTGGCCGAACTTCAGGCTTTGCTGGGACCGATCGGCTATCGTGGTCTCTACCTGCTCGACGGCCGTCTGCATGACATGCCGGGCTTCGATATTGCCCGGCTCCAGGATCGCTCGGCCTTGAATGCAGAGGGAACCCGCCGGCTGCCCGACAGGGTCTACGTCAACAATTTCATCTTCGTCGCACGGCCCGAGCCGCTGGCCCGGCTGGAGGCGGCTTACGGCCCGGTGGTCTCTGCCTGA
- a CDS encoding glycoside hydrolase family 18 protein: MQTMRTLLLTTIGLLVAQAASGTERVTLPQPFSMAYYESWEEIPVALGSATRLAMTPDHVDVQVLGFVKPDLVYRGGLDLTETGLQAPVPGPVLADAVRALKARAPAMKVLLAVGGSGYVDGWRRYDPAALARLVTDLGLDGVDLDYEPAKPDCQTAEARRGPTVVCRTDLTWSRLIADTRAVLPRPMMLSIPGWSTGAYGSGAFQTEPPGGPYTGSMLWLGRDREAAAAVDLVAIMAYAAGPSYNPERAFAAYRAIWDGPLALGLIVPPDPTGQPVPAIDAIRDLAARLKDQEQAGVMVYGMLGTPPSGPSAATPSGGMMLRAVCEGFGRDGCDAVLP, encoded by the coding sequence ATGCAGACGATGCGCACCCTTCTGTTGACGACGATCGGTCTTCTGGTCGCGCAGGCGGCCTCTGGCACCGAGCGGGTCACGCTTCCCCAGCCCTTCTCGATGGCCTATTACGAAAGCTGGGAAGAGATACCCGTGGCACTCGGCAGCGCCACGCGTCTGGCGATGACGCCGGACCATGTCGATGTGCAGGTGCTGGGTTTCGTCAAACCGGACCTCGTTTACCGAGGCGGGCTGGACCTCACCGAGACGGGGCTGCAGGCGCCGGTCCCCGGCCCCGTCCTCGCCGATGCCGTCCGGGCGCTGAAAGCACGCGCACCCGCGATGAAGGTGCTGCTGGCGGTCGGCGGGTCCGGCTATGTCGACGGCTGGCGCCGCTATGATCCCGCGGCCCTGGCACGTCTGGTCACCGATCTTGGGCTCGACGGCGTCGACCTGGATTACGAGCCGGCAAAACCGGATTGCCAGACGGCCGAGGCGCGCAGGGGCCCCACCGTCGTCTGTCGCACGGATCTCACCTGGTCCAGGCTGATCGCAGACACACGCGCGGTGCTTCCACGCCCGATGATGCTGAGCATCCCTGGCTGGAGCACGGGCGCCTATGGCAGCGGCGCCTTTCAGACCGAGCCGCCCGGCGGCCCCTATACCGGCAGCATGCTGTGGTTGGGTCGCGACCGCGAGGCAGCCGCCGCCGTCGACCTGGTGGCCATCATGGCCTATGCCGCCGGCCCCTCCTACAATCCGGAACGCGCCTTCGCAGCCTATCGGGCGATCTGGGACGGGCCGCTGGCACTTGGGCTGATCGTGCCCCCTGACCCGACCGGTCAGCCTGTTCCGGCGATCGATGCCATTCGCGACCTTGCCGCGCGCCTGAAAGACCAGGAGCAGGCCGGGGTGATGGTCTATGGCATGCTTGGCACACCGCCCTCGGGCCCAAGTGCCGCAACACCCAGCGGTGGCATGATGCTGCGCGCCGTCTGCGAGGGCTTCGGCCGCGACGGATGCGATGCGGTTCTCCCTTAA
- a CDS encoding exopolysaccharide biosynthesis polyprenyl glycosylphosphotransferase, with amino-acid sequence MEIAGLTVTHGVDELARRARQERVDVVIIALPWRAGQHIAEMMRKLCAIPADVLLPIEADWINLRGAQLFNVGGLPFLQVARRPLKGTDAILKSILDYIVAGIAVLLLSPLLLVVAILVRLDSPGPILFRQRRVGFNGREFDMFKFRSMTVDPTDDGSRGTPMDNPRITRIGRFIRKTSIDELPQLFNVLRGEMSVVGPRAHVPNMLVGERTYFETVQEYAARHRVKPGITGWGQINGMRGGIHDADKARRGVELDLQYIENWSLWFDIRIMARTLLGGMAGRDVF; translated from the coding sequence GTGGAAATTGCGGGCCTCACCGTCACTCACGGCGTCGATGAACTAGCCCGTCGGGCGCGTCAGGAACGCGTGGACGTGGTGATCATCGCCCTGCCCTGGCGCGCCGGCCAGCACATTGCCGAAATGATGCGGAAACTCTGCGCGATACCGGCCGATGTGCTGCTGCCGATCGAGGCGGACTGGATCAATCTGCGCGGTGCACAGCTGTTCAATGTCGGCGGCCTGCCCTTTCTTCAGGTCGCACGCCGGCCGCTCAAGGGCACCGACGCAATTCTGAAGAGCATCCTGGACTATATCGTGGCCGGCATCGCCGTTCTGCTGCTGTCCCCACTGCTGCTGGTGGTCGCGATCCTGGTGCGGCTCGACAGCCCCGGGCCGATCCTGTTCCGGCAGCGGCGGGTCGGTTTCAACGGCCGTGAATTCGACATGTTCAAATTCCGGTCGATGACCGTCGATCCCACCGACGACGGGTCGCGCGGCACGCCGATGGACAATCCGCGCATCACCCGGATCGGTCGCTTCATTCGCAAAACCAGCATCGACGAGTTGCCGCAGCTGTTCAATGTCCTGCGCGGTGAGATGTCGGTGGTCGGCCCCCGCGCCCATGTCCCCAATATGCTGGTCGGAGAGCGCACCTATTTCGAGACGGTGCAGGAATATGCCGCCCGCCACCGGGTGAAGCCCGGCATCACCGGCTGGGGACAGATCAACGGCATGCGCGGCGGCATCCACGACGCCGACAAGGCCCGGCGTGGGGTCGAACTGGACCTGCAATATATCGAGAACTGGTCGCTGTGGTTCGATATCCGGATCATGGCCCGGACTTTGTTGGGCGGCATGGCCGGACGGGATGTGTTCTGA